A DNA window from bacterium contains the following coding sequences:
- a CDS encoding phosphomannose isomerase type II C-terminal cupin domain, which translates to MKEHRPWGHYEVLADAADHKVKRITVDPGMRLSLQRHKRRSEHWHFLAGEAVVTVDGQEVALRPGDSVNIHCGAAHRVRNAGAEPVVFIEVQRGDYFGEDDIERLADDFGRV; encoded by the coding sequence ATGAAGGAGCACAGGCCCTGGGGGCACTACGAGGTCCTCGCCGACGCGGCGGACCACAAGGTCAAGCGCATCACCGTCGACCCCGGCATGCGCCTCTCGCTCCAGCGCCACAAGCGCCGGAGCGAGCACTGGCACTTCCTCGCCGGCGAGGCGGTCGTCACGGTCGACGGGCAGGAGGTCGCGCTGCGCCCCGGCGACTCGGTGAACATCCACTGCGGGGCGGCGCACCGGGTCCGCAACGCGGGCGCCGAGCCGGTCGTCTTCATCGAGGTGCAGCGGGGGGATTACTTCGGCGAGGACGATATCGAGCGCCTCGCCGACGACTTCGGCCGCGTGTAG